The sequence TTCAGCTTATCTTCGGTGAAGGCAGCCCAGTTATTAACGAAACTCTAGAATGGGTGAACGTTGTTGGTCGCGGATACGTTGGCCTACTAAAAATGGTTATCATGCCATTAGTTCTTGTTTCTATGATCGCAGCGGTTGTGAAACTGGAAAAAGGCGGTTCACTTGGCAAGATTTCAGCACTGACCATTTCGATCTTACTTATCACGACTGCAATCTCAGCTATTGTCGCTATTTTTGTTACCCAAATGTTTGGTCTAACCGCAGAGGGACTAACCGAAGGTGCGCGTGAAACGGCACGTATCGCGGTACTAGAAAGCCGCGCAGGTACCGTTAGCGACCTAACAATCCCACAAATGCTGGTGAGCTTTATTCCAACGAACCCATTTGCAGATCTAACAGGCGCTCGTTCAACTTCGATTATTGCTGTTGTTATCTTTGGTGTTCTAACCGGTATTGCTGCTCGTAAAGTAATGGCTGAGAAAGAAGAACTAGAGAGTCCGATTCGCACATTTGTAGAAGCTGCTCAGTCTATCGTGATGCGCCTGGTTAAAATGATCATGGCACTGACGCCGTATGGTATTGCAGCGCTGATGGCAAAAGTTGTAGCAACATCAAGCGCAAGTGACATCCTGAATCTACTTGGTTTTATCGTCGCTTCATACGTAGCGATTGCACTTATGTTCGTTGTACACGGCGTTCTAGTGGCATTCTTCGGTGTTAACCCGAAAGAGTTCTTCCAAAAAATTATGCCAGTACTGACATTTGCCTTTACCTCTCGTAGCTCAGCGGCGTCTATTCCACTAAACGTTGAAGCACAAATCGAGAAGCTGAATGTTCCACCTGCTATTGCAAACCTATCTGCCTCTTTCGGTGCGACAATCGGCCAAAACGGTTGTGCAGGTATCTACCCTGCAATGCTAGCGGTCATGGTTGCGCCAATGGTTGGCATTGATCCAATGGAGATCAACTTTATCCTTTCACTTGTAGCCATCATCGTTGTGAGCTCATTTGGTATCGCTGGTGTAGGTGGCGGCGCAACATTCGCAGCGCTTATCGTACTCCCTGCGATGGGCTTACCTGTGACGATCGCAGCACTGCTTATCTCGATTGAACCACTTATCGACATGGCGCGCACGGCGTTGAACGTATCAGGCTCAATGACAGCAGGTATGATCACAAGCCGCATCATGGGCAAGAAAGCAACGGAAGAAGAGCTAGAAACGCAAAAAGCGTAAAAGCCTCACTCTTAGGAATGGTCGACGTCATGTCGGCCATTTTTTTATCACTCGGGCGAAGAATATTCCTTGTCGATTGCCTTGATGCAGCGGCAGTGGTCTAATACCTGAGTGAATTTCAAATACTTGGTAATAGAAAATGCTACAAGAGCACCAACCCACGTTTTTCTTTTTTGACTATGAAACTTGGGGAGTAAGCCCTGCTAAAGATCGTCCGTGTCAGTTTGCGGGTGTTCGCACCGATATGGACTTCAACATCATCGGCGAACCTCTTGTTATCTACTGCCAACCACCTTCGGATTATTTACCGTCTCCAGAAGCGGCACTGATCACCGGAATTACGCCTCAAACCGCAATCAGCAAAGGTCTATCCGAGCCAGAATTTATCGCAAAAATTCACGAGCAACTCGCGACACCCAATACCACTAGCCTTGGTTACAACAGCATCCGATTTGATGATGAAGTCACGCGCTACACCTGCTACCGCAACTTTATTGATCCGTATGCGTGGAGCTGGCAAAACGGAAATTCTCGTTGGGATTTGCTTGATGTTATGCGCGCTTGCCACGCATTGCGCCCAGACGGAGTCAACTGGCCTGAAAACGATGAAGGCTTCATTAGCTTTAAGCTAGAGCACCTTTCGGTTGCCA is a genomic window of Vibrio japonicus containing:
- a CDS encoding L-cystine transporter; this translates as MSVAAVVSLAVFAGILFLLFGQQRKENTLSRLVLFGLVLGSAFGFALQLIFGEGSPVINETLEWVNVVGRGYVGLLKMVIMPLVLVSMIAAVVKLEKGGSLGKISALTISILLITTAISAIVAIFVTQMFGLTAEGLTEGARETARIAVLESRAGTVSDLTIPQMLVSFIPTNPFADLTGARSTSIIAVVIFGVLTGIAARKVMAEKEELESPIRTFVEAAQSIVMRLVKMIMALTPYGIAALMAKVVATSSASDILNLLGFIVASYVAIALMFVVHGVLVAFFGVNPKEFFQKIMPVLTFAFTSRSSAASIPLNVEAQIEKLNVPPAIANLSASFGATIGQNGCAGIYPAMLAVMVAPMVGIDPMEINFILSLVAIIVVSSFGIAGVGGGATFAALIVLPAMGLPVTIAALLISIEPLIDMARTALNVSGSMTAGMITSRIMGKKATEEELETQKA